AAGTTCTTGCTGTCAAAACCGACTATTTAATCACTTTGGTTTTATCTGTGGGACctgtaataaatatatgaaattccAGTGCACTGAAGAGGCTCACCGTCCTGTGGATTGTCACACAGTAGCACAATGGATACGTAAGAACAGCGCGGAATCTGAAAATATGAACTGGTATTATTCGTGTTCATACTTTCACCAATCTTGTGTCTATTTCCACcgcatatttatgtttaattaccacCGGAGCTCTGTCATTTCTCTTGCATCTACCATTTCTTATATGACATGCTAACTAGCTTTTGCCTCCCAGGATACTTGCAAATTCAAAGCCTTGCCCGAAGTGTAAGCGGCCAATTGAAAAGAATCATGGATGCATGCACATGACATGCACACCCCCTTGTAAATATGAATTTtgttggtaaattctttatccCCATCTCTGAAGATATCCAACTTTGGTTGTTAGTTGTTACTCTTTCTCTGCAATTTTGGATTGCAACCTTGTTTCTATCTGATGTCTTAGTATTTAATCCTGTGATGGAAGTGCTAATGAATGCATCTTTATATGTATGAATGAATCTTTAGGCTTTGCCTTAATGCATGGACAGCTCACGGGGAAAGAACTGGTGGTTTTTATGCCTGCAACCGGTATGAGTCGGCTAAGCAAGAAGGACTGGTAGGACCACTTCTACTTCTTTGATAATTTGTAGTAGTATTTTCTGTAAGTTACTTATGACTTTTAGTACTTTGTTTGTTGATATCAATTGAATTGTTCGTTTTTAGTATGATGAGGCTgaaaagaggagagagatgGCAAAAAATTCACTCGAGAGATACACTCATTATTATGAACGCTGGGCAAGTAATCAGACGGTATGcacaatttttttatacttaTCCCTTAAGACACTTGAAACCTTAAAGTGTTGTATACGCTCTACTTTTGTTTCTAAGATAGAGAATCATGAGATATTTTGACTTCCGGCTGTGATAAATAGCATTGTAATGAGCTTtgacaagataaaaaaaatttgtagcaTGTTGGAGCTAacttgattttttatttggttttcctTGTTTGTGAGCATCGAAAATGTGAAACATGTGAAGGGTGTGGTTGAGTAATCGCTTTTTACTGACATGTATCTTCTAGTTTATAAGGTGAACCAACTAATGTATTTTTAGGCTATTAACAGCCCATTAACTAGATAAGTTTAGAGTCTCGTTTCTTACTTGGCTGCAACACTTGCAAGACATTATATTCTATACCTATGTCAAGAGATTTCTCGTCTTCCTTTCATATGTATTTACTTGCTTGTCTGATTTGGCAGTCGAGGCAAAAAGCTGTGGAGGATCTGCAGAAAGCGCAATTGGAGAAGGTAAAAAAATTCTATGGAGTGGAAGAATGATTTGAGCTAACAGCTAATTTCATTTGCAACACCAAATTGTATCCAGACCTTTAATAGGAACTGCAGTGTTGTTACATTgttgattttgatttgaatttgtGGTGCTCAAATGCTGTTGTCAAatttttcttgttgttttgCTAGCTTGAGAAGCTTAGTGACATTCAATGCACTCCAGAATCTCAGCTGAAGTTCATCACAGAGGCGTGGCTTCAGGTTAGCAGCTAAAGTATTAAATAACTATGACATTTATGTACCACATCTCTCTGAATGTTCCCCCTCCATTATACCTTTACAGATCATTGAATGCAGACGTGTACTGAAATGGACATATGCGTATGGATACTATCTACCTGATCACGATAAGAAACAATTTTTCGAATACTTGCAAGGTCAGAGTCCTCATTAGTTGATTCTATTCTGGGAAAGCTAGTTGTGTCAGTGAGCCATTGAAGTTTGAAATTTTGTCTTGATGGTTTGATCAGGGGAGGCTGAGTCAGGTTTGGAGAGGCTCCACAAATGCGTAGAGAAGGAACTGGAGGTGTTTTTGAATGCTGAAGGCTCTTCAGATAACTTCAATCATTTCCGGACAAAGTTAACTGGTTTGACCAGGTGATTGTTCTTCTTGTCTTTTAATCAATTCAGACAGATGAAGATAGACTCTTATGCTTACTTAGGATGAGTAACGTTTAGATCAGTTGTTCCATCTCTGTAGTCAGATACTGTCATAGGTTTAGATGAACTAGTTGAGACGTTTTAACAACCATATAAAATGCTAACTGCAATGGCTTGTATATTTGTATAAACAGCATAACGAAAACCTACTTTGAAAATCTGGTGAAAGCTCTGGAGAATGGTCTTGCTGATGTGGATGCTACGCAAGGGGCTAGCAGCAAATCAACAAGCTCTAAATCTAGCAAGACAAAAGGCGGTGGGAAAGGTAAAGGAAGCTACAAAAGTAAAAACTCAGATGGAAATTGAGATCTCTCTCAGGTTCCAGTTACAATCCCTCTCTATAGTGTGCCAGCTCACTTGGAAGTAAAAGAAAAGACTTTTTAAGAGTTAGTTGAGCAAAATTGGAGAAAGGATTGGGGTTTGTTGCAGTATTTTTACAGTAGCCTCCTCTGAGTTTGAAGGCACACTATTGCACACACAAGTGAACTGTCTTTCTCTGTCTTATGAGTGTGCAATAGTTTATTATAAACTACCCTAAATGTTGTATAGTATAAAAGAATATTCACATTGTTACGTTGGCTCTTTGATTGCCTTTATTGGCTTTCTCTGCTAATGCAATGTCTATGAACACCAACTGGAGTGTCTTTTGTCTGAAGTTTCTCCATGTCGAGAAATGCATCTTTGTATTATTAGTCTCTTCAAAAACATCTCAAGAAAGTTCAAAATCTGCTACTTTCTGTGGGTTGCGttacaataataatattttcctaCAATAAATAACTGTTTCTATGTGATATATAACCAAACCTTTGGGTTTAAGAAGTGTTGTTAATCATCATATTAATTTAAGGTAACTATTAGTTCCTTATTTAAAGTTATAGggtcaatatataatataagataataTTGAGGGAGCTATTTCTAAATAATTCAAACTTGTAAGGAGAATATCCTCGGACTAGGAAAGCCAGGGATAGAGATATCCTGACTTCCAAACAGGGAGTGAGggaaacaaaatttattaaagcagcagccggaaaaaaaaaaacaaaaaaacaaaaagaaagaaagaaaaaaaaaaacgcaagaagaagaagaagaagagcaacgaAGACGAACCAGTCTCCCACTGTCACGCCTCTCGATCTTTCTCCCCTTTCACCTTCCTCCAATCTCCAGGTTCTTTCGCGTCTTCACGTCTATCACCAATCCGTTACGCTTGCTCGATTTCGCATTATCTCTCCGTTTGCTTGATTTTGGCTCCTCTTTGAGCTCTGTTAGCTTAATAATGCAATCGGATGAACAGCTGATAATCAGCGATAATCTCTTCTCCGTTGTGTAGATTTACTCGAGCCGATCACACGTCCGGCTCCAGTTTCTAGGGCTTGGTTTAGGATTTTGAATTGTTTTAGCTCGGAGGTCTATGATGAATGCATTGTCTATTAGCTGTGTATTTCATTTTCTGTTGGCTATGGTGCTGGAATGTGATGTGTGAATCTTTGAGTTTTGTAGTTTATGGAAGTAAGATAGTCAATCAGGGCGGGCGTAAGCATTTTCACTATGCATCCGAAGGGATCGAGTCAAGGAGATGGTTCGGATACTAAGCCCGTTAGAAGCAGCG
This region of Brassica napus cultivar Da-Ae chromosome C5, Da-Ae, whole genome shotgun sequence genomic DNA includes:
- the LOC106371155 gene encoding probable E3 ubiquitin-protein ligase ARI5, producing MDSEDDLLGAHDMESGEDDFYSGGGSDDDYNETDGDEPDYGFVEEDVDDSVMIASHRSQINYVVLKEEDIRRLQMDDIGRVSMVLSISEAEASILLLHYHWSVSKVHDEWFADEERVRKAVGILERPVVSTLDGRELTCGICFEPFQREEVVSLACGHPFCSTCWTGYISTTINDGPGCLMLKCPEPSCPAAVGQDMFEKFASKEDKEKYYKYFLRSYIEDNRKMKWCPAPGCENAIEFTAGTSNYDVSCSCSRSFCWNCTEEAHRPVDCHTVAQWIRKNSAESENMNWILANSKPCPKCKRPIEKNHGCMHMTCTPPCKYEFCWLCLNAWTAHGERTGGFYACNRYESAKQEGLYDEAEKRREMAKNSLERYTHYYERWASNQTSRQKAVEDLQKAQLEKLEKLSDIQCTPESQLKFITEAWLQIIECRRVLKWTYAYGYYLPDHDKKQFFEYLQGEAESGLERLHKCVEKELEVFLNAEGSSDNFNHFRTKLTGLTSITKTYFENLVKALENGLADVDATQGASSKSTSSKSSKTKGGGKGKGSYKSKNSDGN